The sequence TTCAATTAAATTGTGTTAATTGGAGAAGTTTGAAATATCAGGACACTTTTGgttatgtttttgttctgtcatCATTACAGTCACGAAAAAGAATACTGAAGgattattttttccccaaaattaCAACCTGTAATTTGCGTTGATTCTGGACCAGACATGGTCACGCAGCCTCCTCCACTCATTTTCCCATTCACATCCAGTTTTTTCCAGTTTCTAATCAAATCTTAGCTGTTCAATGAGTCTGAGTGGTGATACTGATTGATcactcaggtaaaaaaaaaaaaggtagacttcaagcacaactcggatacatgccacatacagaagtactccgatgatcccgcgatagtggcatgtatccgggagggtgatgagggggggtacagggcattggtggctgacttcgtagAATGGTGCCAACAGaaacagctccagctcaacgtctccaagacaaaggagatggtgctggatttccggctggcacctccctctccacagccagtgatcgagggcagtgaggtggaggtggtagaaaactataagtacctgggactgcagctagacagcagactggactggtcactcaactcgaactgtgtatacaagaaggggcagagcaggatgtacttcctgaggaggctggcctccttcaacatctgtcctaagctccttctcatgttcgatcagtccgtagtctccagtgtgctgtcatacgccattgtgtgttggggtgggggggccaggaaaagagatatggaccgtctgaacagactcatccgcagagcaggctcagtggtcgggctgagcctggactctgtggagacgcttctggagagcaggaccatgtctaaaattaaggccatcatgaacaacaccagccaccccctacacaccaccttctcccagcagagaagcaccttcagcggtagactgctgtcacacatcGCTTCCacaggctgaggtcctccttcgtgccccgtgccatcagggggtacaatgactctcaggaggagcggaggggaggtggcaaggtcagcacggggttgaatggatttaatttaatttaattttatactgttatattttaattttatactgtttatattttaattttatactgtttatattttaatttaatactgttatatatatttttaattttatactgtttatattttagttatagtttagtatataagtcctgttagtgctgcatgtgtctgttagtgtagtgcatgtcttgtggtatgtcctgtgatgtcagtgtttctttttctcctggtgtttatccagtattattagtcatgtaatgcctgagcagtggatatatgcaatttcctccgggattaataaagtatctaaaatgtttttaatgttgttaacAGATTTATCAGTAGAGCATCCACAAGTGATCAATACTTATCTACGCTCTTTAAGAGAGTAGAATAGAAAtgcataatcttttttttttaaataccgtgaataaaaatattaacacttCTCAGATTGTCATAGTAGAATTAAAAGCTATTTCAAAATAACATACAGCAATGTATTCTTATTCTGTATAAGTATATATAATGAGCTCTCAAGCCACTGGCGATAAAAACTTTCATACATGATTCAAATATGCtcaaaatcccatgtttcaatGTGACTGCTTGGTAGATACTGTAGTTTTATGTTATGCCTTTTTAGGAAATGCTGTGACGTCAGCATCTCTGAAACGTTCATCGGCACTTGTTCAATGTCTCGGTGACTAAATATTTTATCCACGTCATGTTAGAAAGTTTTCTCCTAtgttcgattttttttttgtctttgacagTTTCCAATTGTGTACGTCAAATTGGATCCCGTTTATTTTTATAGCAGTCAAGAAAACGTCTGAAACCCCGCACCAGCGCCGCCCATCTCATGACGCCATTCCTTCCCCTTGATCCTCCAATGTTCCAATCCTACTATGATAACACCATATTCCGCGTCACTCTGCCTCTAATTGGCTCACCTTGATATGCTTACTCAAAGGCTAACCAATTATCATCCTTTAAGGCTCGAGATAACCAATCCAACACAATCACTacaaaccagccaatcagaggcagagtacAGTGAGACTTGCCTTCACCGTAGTGCGACTCGAACTTTGGCTTCCGGTTTCCGGTCTTGGCTGTGAGCAGAATTAGCTGTAGCACGTTAGCCTGTAGCAGCTGTCTGtggcagtcagtcagtcagtcggtcagAGAGCTGCCGCTCTTCTAATCATTATCCGCTTCTCGCTTAGAAACCGTGGACGGGTTGTTGCTTCGGGAGCCAACTGCTTCACCTCCGCGGGCTGCCTACAGTCAAACCTTGTTGCCCTCGCTGTCACGACAGGAAGAAGCCCTAGGACATGGCCAGAGCAGAACAAGTCCTGGTGCTAGAGCCACAACACGAACTGAAATTCAGAGGTAACGCTGAGGCACTGGGCAGGGCCGATGTTTAGGTAGCTGACCAAGAATCAGTGAACCATGGCGGCCGTATTGATATCTGCACCAGTCAACATTTGCTAATATGTGGTCGAGTGTAGCCGCCCCATTTAAATTGAAGGCAGATGGAAATTACAGGTAAAACAATGTGTGCGACGGCACCGACTAGCTAGCTAGGTCGCGCTCAGCTAATGACTCTAGCGAAGCAAACTGCTGTCTTTGCAGCGTCAGGGCAGGCCGCCATCCCGTCCGCTCACGTTAATGCACTAATTTGCTTCCAATGCTTCGTCTTTTGTTCTTTCATAGCATTTGTGACAGTTACACGGTTCATAACACTAATTGATATACCATCTTCCTGACGATGCTGTTGCTAACAATCTGTCAAAAAAAAGTGACTATTCTAGCATTTTCTACCACCAGGGTCGTCATTGCTTAATGTTTGCCTTATTAATTCTTATTTCACAATTTTGTAAGCTAGTAGGCTTTAGTCAAGAGCTTTATCTTGCGCGCTCACTGTGCGACCTGAATTCCTGAACAGCTTTTCTATTTTCAGGGTGAACGGCTCTGGAAATACAGCCTGAGCATGTGCACTTTGGGATAAGGGATATATACTGAGATAATTGGAATTGAGTGTGATATCTCTGCTGAAATGAATCAAATGATCGTCCAAGATGATGGGATCACTCAATAATGAGTTTGATTTTTGCAGAGTTGTGGATGCAACCCTAACCCAGCAAAATGTGTGAAGTTGGTTCGATTAGTCCCAAGATTACAGTGAGATTATGATTCAACACGTTTCTAAAAcctatttgtttaaaaaagtcaaatgttcCATTTTGAATTCATTATATGTGACCAAATGGTCTCTTCAGTGCCTTTTGTGAAGGTGTTGTACAAGTAAAACCAACATTGTACATTAGGTTTATTGCGACATACAATTTTTATCAGCTTTTCCAATAACTAAGTCAAACATAGCTCATGACAACAGATTTAACATTAGGAGCACATAATGCTACTACCTCTATGGTCTCCAAGATTTTCAATCTGTCAAGATATCTAAAATGTTTTAAGACCGTTTTTCCAACCTTCATAGGCCTCATATAAATGTACAATCATGAATATTACTTTTTCAGTGCAAGAGAACTGAAGAAACATTGATAAAATAAACAGCaagataaaaatgtaattaacacAAAAAGGACCATTTGTACAGTTCTGttactgaaatgtgttgtttggGTGTGGTATTTTGTCAAGGGCCCTACTTGAACTCCACCGCCATCTCAAAAGTACAAGAAGTCAGCTACAGTATGCTTGAGTCTATTTTGTGAACCAGTGCAACAAAATTGTGAACTGTAAGAACTGTGGATCAACATCATGTCTAAAGGAGAAAGAATGAAGAATATGATGAAGAGAACTGCAGTAAGACATGTCTGATGGTTTGCGATGTTCTTGGTCTGCTTTGCATCCTTAGCAACTGTAAACCTGTTTCATGTAGTCAAATGGATTCCAGCAACTGTCAGAAACCCTAGAAGAAGTCATCTGTCAAACTACATGTAACTTGAAACGTGGGCCTCATTGGACAATCATCAAATACAGTGATCTTAAGACCTCAAAGTTCACCAAGGCTGCCTCTCAGAAGTAGTCCTGGATCGTCTCTGAGAGGCCATCACATTCTCTTGATTGCGTCTTAGAGAAACCTCTGGTGGCAGTCTAAGAAGGTGGTGGCCACACATAAAGGCCAAAACATGACATATTGGAAAACTTCTGTAGAAGAGAGTGTTTAAATTCCACATGAAAACTGCCAGAGGCCTGGTCTGGTTATGCAGCATGTTTGCAGGTGATCATTGCTGCAAATGGTGCTCAGCTTTGTGCAATTAAGTGTTTGACTTAAAAACATACTCGGTTATTGAAGTAAGCCTAATTGCAATAAGATGAGCGTTGAATAAGTTTGCTTCTAACACCAAATGTCACacattcaacaaaacaaaattagagCTTTTATTCCCATCTAGTAACTTTTGTAGAGCACGTAGATTTTTGGCTTGGAGTACGTCATGAATAATAAAGTGCACACTTAACAGCTCTTTCTGctcttttaatgtttaatgtgaaGTAGTTGTGTCAGACTGTACTTTGAAAACACTGCACATATTCTTGCAGACACAAAACTTATAAGTTCAGGTCTGTGTTTGAACAGAAGGGGGGTCTCAGCTATGTGCACAAACAGATACACCCTGTTTCTCTGTGTCCTCAGGTCCATTTACAGATGTTGTCACTGCCACTCTGAAGCTCACCAACCCCACAGATAGAAATGTGTGCTTCAAAGTCAAGACAACTGCACCTCGGAGATACTGTGTGCGCCCTAACAGTGGCGTCATTGATGCTGGAACCTCCGTCGTTGTCTCTGGTTTGTAAGATGTTTATCTtatctgtaaatattcatgaaaaccTCAGAGATTTTCCACTTGTCAAAAAGAGCTGAGTGGTGTTGAcacagatgtattttaattcGATTTTATCAGTTGCTTTTCAACAGTATGTCTAAATTAAAACCAACCCATCtgagcaaaataaatatttctggaTATAATGATGGCAAATGAGGCTTTTATTGTGAGCTTCATCAAACAAAACCACTAAAATGAAACTGGAAATGTACACAATTTTGCTGTTATTCAATTTTTATGAGAAGAGGAGTCCATAATAAGTAATGATGAAAATCCTTGAAAGTGGGCATGTGATTAAATTGGAATACTTTATAGGGCCATAAAAGTAAAAGTCAACTGGATTTctcacttttcaaatttttgCAGGCAGGTCACGTTTCTCTAGAAGTGGGAGACTTAAGTCACGTGACTCAATTTGAGCCAGAAAAGTCCGACTGGTGCAATTTTTCAAGTCTACAGTCCTTTTTATCTGGATTGTTTTCTGTGGCTTTTTCATGTTAAAGCATCTTTGAAATAAAGTTCTATATGctgatatatgcaatttccgggattaataaagtatctatctatcattcTGCACAGCTGTTTTAGTCTCATGTCCTAATGAGgaattattttatctttattatgCAGTtgacagtggggggggggtgtcacacaTGGTAATTGCCCAGTGTAACTCAGACACTCTACCTGCCTTGTGTCTTCTAAATGATTTACCTGAGTCAGCTCATCAGAATTTGACTGGGATCTGACTTACATGGCCTGAGGATGATGTGTCAGTTTTTTACGTGCTTGATTTTCTCACATTAATCTGTGAAACAAGACCCACAATCCCTGAAAGGCAGTTATAATaccttgatatttttttttctgcttcagtaAATCAGCTCAGTTTCTGCCTGACTGTGATAGAAATAAAACCAACCAAACTGGATTTTCTTCAGTAGGAACGTGACTGCTCTTAAGTATGTAACTCTATTATATTAACCCCTAAGAGACTGATAAGTGATTAATCACCGgctaaaaaaatgttgaacaaCTAGTGACCATTAGGAATAAGCAGGTCATGGTCTAATCGTGATTCTAACCACTGTTAATGATCTTTTGTTTGTTATGTAAAAGTGGCTGTTGGATACCTGACTctacattttgttgtttttgtttacagttATGCTGCAGCCTTTTGAATATGATCCCAATGAAAAGAGTAAACACAAATTCATGGTGCAGTCCATGCTGGCTCCATTTGACATGACCGACATGGAAGGAGTTGTGAGTACCAGAGCATCAGATGTGGTTTGGAGTTATATATCTGTATATGTGTTTTACTGTTATAGTGCACACAGTAGTGTGTATTTATGCACACCTAGcccaaaaatgcaaaacatatattcataaatatattGAGATCATGCAGTATGTACAGTGTTCATTAATGTACCTTGCATAAAAACGTGAGCCATATCGTACAACACAGTTAACTGAAAATTTCTTGTCATGTCCTGGGTTCACTCTGATAACTTGGACTAAATGGCATTAGCTAGGGATAAATAGTCCGGGCAGTAGCTGCTGACAGCCAGCCTCAAACACACTTCCAAATGATCAGTCATGGTGGAAAGGTACTTGGACTTAACAGCTACTGACCATTATTTAGGTGCTTGTATTCTGCATGTCCAGCTACGTGGAAAAACGCCTTAATCTCCAGAGGTCTTGAAATCTTGGCAGGAACTTCCCTTGCCTGAGCCATCTCACATCAATGTGTAGCAACAACTCAGTGGTCGCAGTCAACCTTCTCCAGATGTTCACGGAACAGCCGTCTGTGTAGAGATCTGGCACCAATGGAACAAGGGATCTTCATTGCCACATCCATGATTATTTTCATATTGAGTATTTTAGCTCAAACGAAGGGCTAAAAATTGTAGGTAATTCGGCAGCTAACGTTGTTGTTGCTGGCCTAGTAATGTCTGCACATGTGCGGTGACCTAAGTTCAAGAAAAAGTCAGATGTCATCTGTATGTCAGTCATGCTAGCACACATCTTTTACTGTCATGCAATCTAACAAAACTACTGTCAAATGGTAATCACCCAGTGGGAGTTGTGATTGACCGACTAATCACGATTGACCTATTGAGCAGCCCTGGCTTAcacattgtttttcttgttgtccAACACTGGAGACATCTGTCTGCCTAAAACATGTGATGGTTAAGAATCCCAATGCAAGCTtacattgtatgtgtgtgtgtgttccccttGTTTCCTCATCAACAGTGGAAGGAAGCAAAGCCGGAGGAACTGATGGATTCGAAGTTGAGATGTACATTTGAGATGCCCCTAGAAAATGACAAAACCGTAAGTTCTTTAGTTACCTTTCATCTGGATTGtcatgcaaatgtaaaaatcaCATCCCTTCAGATGAACAGACTTTGAAATGCTGCACATGTATTAAACAGATTTGTATAAATACAGGGTGATAATGGCCCATTTGGAAAGAATCATATCACATTCATCTACATGGAATGTTTCATCATAGTTACCCCTTCCTCAGTATTTTTTGTCTCCATAGTCATCAGCATAACATCACACACTCATTAAATGGTTTGATTCACTTATGATTTGTTTGTACTTCCATCTCACTCCACATCGTCTCTCCATATCACTTTACCCcgttcttcctccctctctcctctcacccCACTTTGTTCCTCCGCCCTCACTCTCTCCACAGCATGAGAGTGAAAGCATCAAAACTGTgtcttcctctgcctcctctgttAAGAATGAGCATACCATGCTGCCCAAGTCGTCCAGCGCCTCTCTGGATGACGGAGAGGTGAAGAAGATCATGGAAGAGTGCAAGCGACTGCAAATGGAGGTGCAGAGACTACgtgaagaaaataaacagaTCAGGGTGAGAGGAACAAATATAACAAGACAAACTGTCTGCTCTTCCTTTCAACCTTGTATTTTGTAATCAATAGCACTAAATTTCTCTTAAAGCCCGCATTAAATTCAAGTGTGAATTAATACTGTAGGGAAGACTAACTGCAGAAAATGTATCCTTATGAGTTCTCATTACTGTCCTGCAAGCAGGGGCCCTGACCAAACCTCCCTGTGTACTCGCAAAGGCACAATACattcatagtcatagtcaactttattgtcaaatgtaccaaatatgcatgacatacagcacagatgaaattagtCCTCTCAGATccacagacagtaaaaaaacacgaaagaacCGCTCTAGCTGGCCCTGTTCACTCACTGAACAAGCTGTTTTGACATGACCCATCCGTTCAGTTATTGTGCTCCACAATTCTGTATAAATGTCACAAAAGTTTGATAGACGGTTGTTGTTTCTAGTAGCCGTGGGGTAGAACTGATGTCGGCATAAAAGGAGCGAGCTATTGAGGTGACAGGACAGGGCGGTGACATTTTGACATTGTGTTGTGCGGTGCCTGTAATTTCTGAAAGTCGTATAACAAAGCTTAGCAGATAGCAGGTAACTCAAGAAAGTCAACTGAAAATGTCCACATATTGTGGAGAAAGTACGCAGTCCAGGAGTGCCTTACCTAACAGAGTTTGAGATCTTCCACCGTGTGAGTGGGAGATTAAATTATGTTTTgccatttttattgttatttacaAAGTACTGCTCAATGTGCATGTGAAACGTCATACTAGACTCCGACACCCTGCTCATATGGCACCTGCACATATGGAACTCCAGCATGCTAtttcaaatcacacacactgaagcatCAGTCATTGAGTTGTTCTCTATATGCAAAGGTGGTGTAGAGGCAAATTTTGCTTGAAGTTTTGTTGCATGATGTCTTTGTAAAAAGCCCCACAGTTTGATTACTAACAAAGGTTGTGTTGTTTCAATCCTGTCGTTCTTCCCCACTAAATGCACATATGTcaaatatgtgtgtatttgtttgtgtgtgtatacatatattatcacacacacacagtgcaccgTCGGTCTTTGccgtcaatgcgttccaggaaccacacgcgattgaggaatTTGCGATTGAGATCGCAATCTATTTCTTATTGTTTacgttaatttaaacgtttatgacccccatactgatattaaaccaccttctgtctgtctcacctttttcccacacactgatactgtttaaagcacttttgtgtgtctgatcgcacttctggatgccatcagccaatagaatgcgcgtacagtatcacgtgtcTGCCTACccaaaatccgcgatgaggtggagtcgtaatcgttgatgcgcgagggcgtACTGTATATAAATCCAGTAAGAtaatgtgttcactgtgtgtatttatgtcacATAAAGCTTGATTTTCCCACATTGCCCAGCACAAAGATAAATTAtgtagctaacattagcctTGTTATGTATTTCAGTGGCACATAAATACCCAGGCGTAAGTGCATTGTAGGTAAGACTGCTAAAAATATCACTGAACAAACGATACAATGAAACCGGTAGGTGTAATAACCAGGAGGCGCTATAGGAGGTGCATTCACAGGTCATGGTGGGTCAGTGATGAGATACAGCAGATTAGTGTTCGTGTGCTGAGCTCTTCTGCCTGCTTCTCTGACTCCACCTTCTTTTTAATGCCAGGATGATGACGGACTGCGGAAGAGAAAGGTCGCCTCAGTGGCTGCTTCTCACTCATCTACCATGGTGACCTCGTCCATGAGAGATGAAGGCCTGAGCACCCGAGTCCTGGCGCTCTGTGTTCTCTTCTTTGTCATTGGAGTCATCTTTGGAAAGCTGGCCCTgtagagacacagacagacagagcacAGTGACAGACGGACGGCGTGCTCAGGAGGACACTGTTAACGTCAGCAACAGTGATGTCTTCTGGgtttatgttgtttttcttttttttttttacacttttggCAATATTATGTTTGTCTGGATGGAAAATAGTttaatgttaaaagaaaacaaaaggaagtaaTCCCATGAGTGCAAGCAttgttgtcacttttttttgtgaaatactCACTACTTCTGATCTGTTCATTCCGTCCATCCCCCCTTCCGAAATGATCTTCCACAACTTGCAACTTGTAAAAGTGTCTTCATGCTGGTCAGATGTCTAAAGTCTTTCATTGATTCTCAATCAATTCCTTAGCTTCCTTCCTCGTTCACGTTGTCTGTAAGAAGGATGTAACGTTCCTGCTCTGATAAATCTATCTTCCAATTATTACTGATAATCTGCTCACAGAGGTGAACAGAACTGATCAGTGAAaggcttttattaaaaaaaatttccatgtATTGTCTTTGTAATTGTATGCAGTTAAAAATTTGAGCCAGTagaagccgtgtgtgtgtgcgtgtgtgtgtgtgtgtgtgtgtgtcttctgcaGGAGGCCTGATTTGATTGTGTGGATGTTTTTATGTGGAGGacaccataaataataaaattacagtTTGAGAGGGGTGGTTTGGAAATAAAACTGATCTGAACAGACTTCCTGTATGCAACAGAAAACTTGAGTTTTTGTTGAGAATCAGACTAAACATTCTGACCAGCTGAATTGCTGTTCAGAACacaagcagaaaggaaaactataaatcaaatttttggccatttgtaaaaataaaacttggcaAAAATCTATTAAGATTAAGAATCTAAGCTGCTAAGTGATGTAGTTCAGTTATACCGCTTTAAATCCCTTCCCCCTTCATGCAGTGATCTTATGCAAAGCTGACCCAAACATCATCACTGGATTACATTCAATATGTAATTGTGCTTTTGGC is a genomic window of Antennarius striatus isolate MH-2024 chromosome 2, ASM4005453v1, whole genome shotgun sequence containing:
- the LOC137612538 gene encoding vesicle-associated membrane protein-associated protein B/C-like isoform X1 — its product is MARAEQVLVLEPQHELKFRGPFTDVVTATLKLTNPTDRNVCFKVKTTAPRRYCVRPNSGVIDAGTSVVVSVMLQPFEYDPNEKSKHKFMVQSMLAPFDMTDMEGVWKEAKPEELMDSKLRCTFEMPLENDKTHESESIKTVSSSASSVKNEHTMLPKSSSASLDDGEVKKIMEECKRLQMEVQRLREENKQIRDDDGLRKRKVASVAASHSSTMVTSSMRDEGLSTRVLALCVLFFVIGVIFGKLAL
- the LOC137612538 gene encoding vesicle-associated membrane protein-associated protein B/C-like isoform X2, giving the protein MARAEQVLVLEPQHELKFRGPFTDVVTATLKLTNPTDRNVCFKVKTTAPRRYCVRPNSGVIDAGTSVVVSVMLQPFEYDPNEKSKHKFMVQSMLAPFDMTDMEGVWKEAKPEELMDSKLRCTFEMPLENDKTNEHTMLPKSSSASLDDGEVKKIMEECKRLQMEVQRLREENKQIRDDDGLRKRKVASVAASHSSTMVTSSMRDEGLSTRVLALCVLFFVIGVIFGKLAL